Genomic DNA from Synechococcus sp. MU1643:
TGCGGGGTTTTCAACGCTTGTCCCTGCGCCCCGATGACGGGGATGACCCCCTGCTGCTGGTGATCACGCCCGAGGTCCAGGTGGCCCTTGCCCTGCATGGACCAGTCCAGAAGCGTCAGCTGCTGATGCGTTGCGACCCAGCAACGCTCAGTGATGTTCTGGTTCAGCTGGGGCGGCGGCTGGAGCACCAGTCACCAGCCCAGGCCGAGCAGCTGCGCAAGGCACTCGAATCAATCGGCTCCCTCCAGAGCAATGGAGCCTGGTCAGAACAGTTCTGGCCGCGGCTCACCGAGCGGCTCACCGGCACAGCCCCCGGGCTGATGCTGCAACCCATCCAGGCTGAGCGCCCACCGGAAGCTCCCAGCCATGGAGATCTGAATTTGCTGGAAGCGATCACCCATGAGGTGCGAACACCTCTGGCAACGATCAGAACACTGATCCGGTCTTTGCTGCGGCGAAAGGATCTGGCCGATGTCGTTGTGAATCGCTTGCGGCAGATCGATGTGGAATGCAGCGAGCAGATCGACCGATTTGGCCTGATCTTCCATGCCGCTGAACTGCAACGGGAACCCAATGAAGCCAATCTGGCCCGCACGGATTTGCAGGCCATGCTGAGCGCCCTTGCGCCCAGCTGGACGGAGCAGCTGGATCGTCGCGGGATCGCCCTGGAACTAGATCTCACCGCTGACCTCCCGGCCATCCTCAGTGACTCCCGGCGACTGGAACCGATGCTCGGAGGTCTGATCGACCGCAGCACCAGGGGACTCCCCTCCGGCAGTCAGCTCACCCTTCACCTCCAGGCAGCGGGTCCGCGGGTGAAGCTTCAACTGCATGTGGAGCATCCCGACAGGAGCCAGACCGCGGAGGCCGGCCCGGCTCCCCAGCGCGAGGACGTGGGGACCGTCCTGAGCTGGGATCCCAGCACCGGAAGCCTGCAATTAAGCCAGGATGCGACCCGGCAGATGATGGCCAGCCTGGGGGGCCGCTATCAGCCCAGGCGAGACCGCGACATCACCATTTTCTTCCCGGTGCACATCCCCGGAGAGTGATTGGTTTGTTGACGGGTGTGAAGCTTGCTTTCGGAGGTCAAAACAGGCACCAATGACGGTGCTACTTTCCAGCCATAACGGCTCTTGTGGATTTTTTCAGCCATGGCAGCAACGGCGTTGAACGGTCAACTTCCCCAGCACATCGCCAGTACGGGCGGCCTTCTTAATTCAGCGGAGACCGAAGAGAAATACGCGATCACCTGGACCAGCAAGACTGAGCAGGCTTTTGAGCTCCCCACAGGTGGCGCCGCTCTGATGAATTCAGGCGAAAACCTGATGTATTTCGCTCGCAAGGAACAGTGCCTCGCCCTCGGCACCCAGCTGCGCACGAAGTTCAAGCCCCGGATCGAGGACTACAAGATCTACCGCATTTTCCCCGGTGGTGACACTGAGTTCCTGCATCCCAAGGATGGTGTGTTCTCCGAGAAGGTGAACGAAGGTCGCACCATGGTGGGCCACAACCCCCGTCGCATTGGCCAAAACGTCAACCCCGCCAATATCAAGTTCAGCGGCCGCAACACCTTCGACGCCTGATTCCTTATCGCAGCCGAGACCCCGGAGATCATGATCTCCGGGGTCTCGGCTGCGATGATCAGGTCATGTTCAGTCCCGATCGCGACGCCTTTCATCAGGCAGTTTGTAGTGGTGCCAACCTGATTCCTCTGGCTCAGAGCTGGCCCGCAGATCTTGAAACACCCCTCACCACCTGGATCAAGGCGGGTGACGGAAGACCTCCAGGCGTGCTGCTGGAGTCTGTCGAGGGTGGTGAAACCCTGGGCCGTTGGAGTGTGATCGCCTGTGATCCTCTCTGGACGGCGTCAGCTCGGAACGATCGTCTGACGCGCACCTGGCGCGACGGTCGTGAAGAGACGTTGAACGGCAATCCATTCGAATCCCTGCGCGACTGCCTCGCGCCTTACTCCTGCGTCAACCTGCCGGGCCTCCCTCCGCTTGGACAGCTATATGGCGTTTGGGGCTACGAACTGATCCAGTGGATCGAACCCACCGTCGCTGTTCACCCTCGGGCTGCTGCCGATCCCCCGGATGGGATCTGGATGTTGATGGACGCGATCCTGATCTTTGATCAGGTGAAACGACAGATCACCGCCGTCGCCTTCGGCGACCTCTCTAACGGAGCGGATGAGGAGCAGGCCTGGCAAACCGCTATCGGACGGATCGAGGCCCTGCGCCAGCGGATGGACGCACCTCTGCCAGCCGTCAAACCACTGACCTGGGACGCGAAAAGCACAGAGCTTCCCGCTGTGTGCTCCAACCGCAGCCGCGATGAATTCAAAGCAGCCGTCGACACCGCCAAGGAACACATCGCAGCCGGCGATGTGTTCCAACTGGTGATCAGTCAGCGCCTGGAAACCGAGGTGCCTCAATCATCCCTGGAGCTGTATCGCAGTTTGCGGATGGTGAATCCATCCCCGTACATGGCGTTCTTCGACTTTGGGGACTGGCAACTGATTGGCTCCAGTCCAGAGGTGATGGTTCAGGCCGAACCGGCTGCTGATGGCATCCACGCCAGCCTGCGGCCCATCGCCGGAACTCGGCCCCGCGGCGCCACGCCCCTAGAGGATCGCGAGCTGGAAGCTGACCTGCTGGCCGATCCCAAGGAACGGGCTGAGCACGTGATGCTTGTTGATCTGGGCCGGAATGACCTCGGCAGGGTCTGTCAGCCCGGAAGCGTGGCGGTGCAAGACCTGATGGTGATCGAGCGCTACTCCCACGTGATGCACATCGTCAGCCAAGTCGAAGGACGCCTTGGCCCGAAGCACGATGTGTGGGATCTGCTGATGGCGGCTTTTCCCGCCGGCACCGTCAGCGGAGCACCGAAAATCCGTGCGATGCAACTCATCCATGATCTTGAGCCCGATGCGCGTGGCCCCTATTCCGGGGTCTACGGATCCGTTGATCTGGCAGGGGCCCTCAACACGGCGATCACGATCCGCACCATGGTGGTGCAACCACGCGATGGCGGAGGATGCCGGGTGAAAGTGCAGGCCGGGGCAGGCGTTGTTGCCGATTCACAGCCGACGGCAGAGTTTGAGGAAACCCTGAACAAAGCCCGGGGAATGCTGACTGCACTCGCTTGCCTGAATCCACCGGAATGACAGCGCAACCCCTTCTGCTGAAAGGCTTCGAGGTTGAACTGTTCACCGGTCAAACCAACGGAGCCAACGTGGGCGTCGCTCCCGACGTGGCCAGGGAACTGCCTGGCTTCGTGACAGAACCGGACTGTCGCAATCTCGAATACATCACCGACCCGATCCGGGATTACGCCGAACTGCCCGAGGCGCTGCTTTCTCCCCGGCGGACGCTGCGGCGGTGGCTGCAGGAACGGGAGCTAACGCTTCTCCCCGGCAGCACCATGAGCCTGGGTAACAGCAGCCGATTCGAACGCTCCGACCCCGACAACGCCTATCACGCGCTGATTGAACAGCTGTATGGCACCAGGGTCGTGACAGCCAGCATTCACATCAACCTCGGAATCACAGATCTCGACTGGTTGTTTGCAGCGGTCCGGCTCGTGCGCTGCGAAGCAGCTCTGCTGCTCGCCCTGAGTGCCAGTTCCCCCTTTTTGGATGGGCGCAGCACCAACCACCACTCCCAGCGATGGCACCAATTCCCCATAACGCCGCCTGCAGTTCCTCTCTTTAGGGATCACGGGCACTACATCCAGTGGGTGGAGGAGCAACTGGCCACGGGTGCCATGCGCAACGAGCGTCACCTGTGGACGTCCGTTCGGCCGAATGGTCCGCAGCGCCCCTACGACCTCAACCGGTTGGAGTTACGGATCTGTGATCTGGTCACCAATCCCCATGAGCTGCTGGCGATCACCTGTCTGCTGGAGCTGAGGCTGCTGGCCCTCAAGAACAACATCGAAAGCCTCGATCCGCTCTGCAGCAGCTCCCTGTCCGCTGACGAACTGGTCCAACTGGCCGACAGCAATGACGCCGCCGTCGCCCGATCCAGCCTGAACGCTGAACTCCGGCATTGGCAAGATGGCCGTGCCATCACTTGCAAGGACTGGCTGCTGGAGCTGATTGATCAGATGGCTCCCCTGGCCGAATCGCTCCAGCTCAGCGCCTGCTTGAGGCCCTTGCATGGCCTGCTGGCCGATGGGAATCAGGCCATGCGCTGGGAAACGGCGCTTGGCCAAGGCCAATCCATCGAAGACCTTCTTCAAGCAGGCATCAAGCGGATGGAGGAGGAGGAACGGATCTCCACCGGGGAAGCCTGTTTGGGATGATCATGTCGAGTTCGTCGCAGCGTGGAGACTTCATGCCCGAGTCCACCACCCCTGACTCCGAGCAAGAGACTGCACGCTTGAGCGGTGGCGGATCCGGCGCAGGGCAGCTTCTTCAGCACCGTCTTGATCTGATTGAAGACCTCTGGAAGTCGGTGCTGCGCAGTGAGTGCCCACCGGATCAGAGCGAACGTCTGCTGAGGCTCAAACAACTCAGTGACCCCGTTTCTCTGGAAGGGAGGGACGGCGACAGCACGAGCGAGGCGATCGTCGAGCTGATAAAGGCCATGGACCTTTCGGAGGCCATCTCAGCGGCCCGTGCCTTTTCTCTGTATTTCCAGCTCATCAACATCCTTGAGCAACGGATCGAGGAAGACAGCTACCTCGACAGCCTCAGGCCCAATCCCAGTGCTGAGACGGCCCAACGGGATGCCTTTGATCCCTTTGCTCCGCCCCTCGCCAACCAAACCGATCCAGCCACCTTTGGAGAGGTGTTCGAGCGGCTGCGTCGGATGAACGTCCCCCCCGCACAGGTGGAGCACCTGCTGCGGGAGCTGGATATCCGTCTGGTGTTCACCGCCCATCCCACGGAGATCGTTCGGCACACAGTGCGTCACAAGCAACGACGTGTGGCCAACTTGCTCCAGCAACTTCAATCAGACACCCCTCTCGCGCATCAGCTGCGCGAGGACTGTCGCGACCAACTGGAAGAGGAAATCCGACTGTGGTGGCGAACCGATGAACTCCACCAGTTCAAACCCACCGTGATCGATGAGGTGGATTCGACCCTGCACTACTTCCAGCAGGTGTTGTTTGAAGCGATGCCGAAACTGCGTAAGAGGCTGATCACTGCCCTGCATCGCCACTACCCCGATGTCCAGGTCCCCCAGGCGTCGTTCTGCACTTTCGGCTCCTGGGTGGGCTCGGACCGGGATGGCAATCCCTCGGTGACACCCGACATCACCTGGCGCACAGCCTGTTACCAGCGTCAGCTGATGCTGGAGCTGTACATCCACTCCGTCCACTCACTCCGTCAGCAGCTGAGCATCTCCATGCAGTGGAGCCAGGTGGCACCATCACTGCTCGAGTCGCTGGAGATGGATCGACTCCGGTTCCCAGAGATCTACGAGCGAAGAGCAGCCCGATACCGACTGGAGCCCTACCGGCTGAAGCTCTGCTACGTGCTCGAAAAACTTGAGCGGACACTCGCCCGCAACAATCAGCTGTCGGAGGCGGGCTGGCAGATGCCCTGTGAAGCCCTGGCCGATCCCCAGGACGGACTCGGCGGAGCCGATGTTCTCCACTACACCTCGGTGGATCAGTTCCGCAGTGACTTGGAGTTGGTCCGCAACAGCCTCGTCAGCACCGAATTGAGCTGCGAACAGCTCGACACGCTGCTGCACCAGGTGCACATCTTTGGGTTCTCTCTGGCCAGCCTCGATATCCGTCAGGAGAGCACCCGCCACAGCGATGCGATCGATGAACTCACCCGCAACCTGGAACTGCCCCAGGCCTACGGGGACATGGACGAAACGCAGCGGATGGCATGGCTCCTCGAGGAACTGCAGACCCGCAGGCCCCTGATTCCGCCAGCCGCCAGTTGGTCGGAGCCAACAGCAGAAACGTTGGCGGTGTTCCGAATGCTGCAGCGCCTCCAGGAGGAGTTCGGTCCGCGGATCTGCAACTCCTATGTGATTTCGATGAGCCACACGGCATCGGATCTCTTGGAGGTTCTGCTGCTGGCGAAAGAGGCAGGCCTGGTAGACCCGCCGAACAAACGGGCCTCCCTACTGGTGGTGCCGCTATTCGAAACCGTGGAGGATCTCCAACGGGCCCCTGCGGTGATGGAAGGGTTATTTAAAACGCCGCTCTACCGCGAACTCCTACCGGTTGCAGGCCAACAGAAACAGCCTCTGCAAGAGCTCATGCTGGGCTACTCAGACAGCAACAAGGATTCTGGCTTTCTCTCCAGCAACTGGGAGATTCACCAGGCTCAGATCGCACTTCAGGCGCTCGCCAGCCGCCAGGATGTGGCGCTTCGCCTCTTCCACGGCCGCGGTGGGTCTGTCAGTCGAGGCGGAGGGCCGGCTTACCAGGCGATCCTGGCCCAACCCAGCGGCACCCTGCAGGGCCGGATCAAAATCACCGAACAGGGTGAAGTACTGAACTCCAAGTACAGCCTGCCCGAGTTGGCGCTTTACAACCTGGAGACCGTAACCACGGCCGTGGTTCAGAACAGCCTGGTAACCAACCAGCTGGATGCGACACCAAGTTGGAATCAGCTGATGAGTCGCCTCGGTACCCGTTCAAGGGAGCATTACCGGGCGTTGGTTCACGACAATCCCGATCTGGTGGCGTTTTTCCAGCAGGTCACGCCGATCGAGGAAATCAGCAAACTGCAGATCTCCAGCCGACCGGCCCGACGCAAAACAGGTGCCAAAGACCTGTCCAGTCTGCGGGCGATTCCCTGGGTCTTCGGTTGGACCCAGAGTCGATTCCTGCTGCCGAGCTGGTTTGGCTTCGGCACGGCGCTGTCGGAAGAAGTGGGCAGTGATTCCGAACAACTCGACCTGCTGCGGCGCCTCCATCAACGTTGGCCGTTCTTCCGGATGCTCATTTCCAAAGTGGAAATGACCCTCTCCAAGGTGGATCTCGATCTGGCCCATCACTACATGAACAGCCTGGGGCACCCCGAACAACGGGAGGCTTTTGAAGCGATCTTCCAGGTGATCGCCAAGGAATACGAACTCACCCGCAAACTGGTCCTGGGAATCACAGGACAGAACCGGCTGCTGGGCGCTGATCAAGGGCTGCAGTTGTCTGTTGATCTGCGCAACCGCACCATCGTGCCTCTGGGCTTTCTCCAGGTTGCACTTTTGAAGCGGCTGCGGGATCAGAACCGACAACCCCCCATGAGTGAGACACCAGGCGCCCCCGAGGACACCCGCACCTACAGCCGCAGTGAACTGCTGAGGGGAGCCTTGCTCACCCTCAACGGCATTGCAGCCGGCATGCGCAACACCGGTTGATCCACTGTGCTGTCGTTCCTTCAACAACCCTCGATTCCACCCTTGCCTGAGGGAACGCGACTCGAAACATCGACCCCTCCCACCTCCGAGCAACTCAACACCCTGCTGATGTCCTGCGGGGAATCAACCCACCCTGAGGAACGCTGGGAGCTCACCCTTCAGCGCAGCCTTTGGCAAATCAGCATCCTGGATGAGGCGAATGGAGAACTGATCGGTTTTGTGCGGGCCACCAGTGATCTGGCCCTGAACGCCAATCTTTGGAACCTTGCCGCAAAACCAGGGCCGAACCAAGGGGCCCTTTTTGCCGTTCTTGTGCACCGTGCCCTGCAGATCCTGCGCCGGGATCTGCCAGGCTGCAGCCTTTCGATCTCGGCCCCTGCAGATGCATTGGAGGCTCTCAAACAGCAGGGTTTCCTTATTGATCCCAACGGCATCCGCGCCATGGGACTCAACCTGAGCTGAGACGTAAGGATCAAACACGAGCATGGAGGGACTCGAACCCCCGACCCTCAGAACCGGAATCTGATGCTCTATCCAACTGAGCTACATGCCCACTGATCGGCGTTAAGCCGCAGTGATATCGAGCGGCAACCGTCCCGATACAGGTACCTTACTCACTGGTCGCCCCAGCACCCATCCGGCTCCACAGGCTCCAACTGCAGGGCTTCCGGAACCACACCGTTCTGCAGCTGGAACTCACGCAGCCACGTCTGCTGGTGATCGGACCAAATGGCATAGGCAAGTCCAACCTCCTCGAGGCAGTTGAGCTGCTGGGCAGCCTGCGCTCTCATCGCTGCAGCAATGATCGAGACCTGATTCATTGGGACACACCCCAGGCCCTGATCCGGGCCGAGGTGGGAGATGGGGATCGCCTGGAACTGGAACTGCGGCGCCAGGGAGGCCGTCAGGCCAGACGAAACGGAAAGCTTCTGGATCGCCAGCTCGACCTGATTGGACCACTGCGCTGCATCGGCTTCAGCGCCCTCGATCTTGATCTGGTCCGTGGCGAACCCGCCCTACGCCGCCAGTGGCTGGACCGAGTGGTGCTGCAGCTTGAACCGGTGTATGCCGATCTGATGGCACGGCTGAACCGGTTGTTGCGACAGCGCAGCCAGCTCTGGCGCCAAAGGCAGATCTCCAGTGCCGAACGCCACGCACTGCTCGACGCGTTTGACGTTCAGATGGCGCTGGTAAGCACCAGGATTCACCGGCGGCGGCAACGGGCCCTGCATCGACTGGAACCGATCTCCCAGCGCTGGCAGACCCATCTCAGCGGGGGCACTGAAGCCTTGGAACTGCATTACAAACCTGGCAGCCGACTCGATGGTGAGGATGCCGAAGCACCCTGGCGACTCTCCATCGAGGAGCAACTGCGCGAACAGCGGGAGGAAGAGGAACGGCTGGGCAGCTGCCGTGTGGGCCCGCACCGGGACGAGATCGCCCTGCTGCTGGGGGGTAGCCCAGCACGACGGTTTGGTTCAGCCGGCCAGCAGCGGTCGCTGGTGCTGGGCCTGAAGCTTGCCGAACTGGAGCTGGTGACCCAGCTGTGTGGGGAGCCACCACTACTGCTTCTCGATGACGTGCTTGCCGAACTGGATCCCACCCGGCAGCAGCTTCTGCTTGAGGCCGTGGGCGAATCGCATCAATGCCTGGTGAGCGCCACCCACCTCGAAGGCTTTGGCGGCGGATGGCAGCAGCAGGCCCAAATTCTTGGAGCAAGAGAACTGAGACCCGACCTGCAGATCGGATAAGGTGGCGAACTTGTTTTTCTCTCATCGCCTGATGGAGCAGACCCTCTCTGAACTGCATCCCAACCCGGGATGGGGTGCATCTGAGATTCATGCCACCGACATGGTTGGCAAACACTGCATTCTTGAGCTCTACGACTGCGATCCCAGCCGGCTCGACGACGAAGCATTCATCCGCACAACGATCACCTCAGCAGCCAAGGGCGCTGGTGCGACGCTGCTGAACCTGATCACCCATCAATTTCAACCCCAGGGCGTCACGGGCCTGGCCCTGCTGGCGGAATCCCACATTTCCATCCACACCTGGCCGGAATCCGGCTATGCCGCTGTTGACGTGTTCACTTGTGGGGACCACACCATGCCGGAGCAGGCCTGCGCCATTCTCTGCCGTGAGCTTCAAGCGAAACGGCACGCGCTGAAAAGCTTTCTGCGAGAAACGCCTGCGGCCATTGCCACCGGAGTGAGAGAACCTGTGGAAACGCCAAGTCAGCTCCCCAGCTGAACAGGGCTACGCCAGATCAGCGGCGGTTCAACTTGCCGCTGACCAGACCTTCTAGATCCAGGTTGACGGAGGTGAAACCAAGGGAGCGAAAGGCCTCGACCAAAGGTTCGCTCTCCGTAAGCGCGAGCACAGCACGAATCTGGTCACTGGGCACCTCTATCCGTGCGGCGAGACCATGGGATCTCACACGGACGGTGCTGAACCCCCTGGAGATCAACCAAGCTTCCGCCTGGCCCACCCGCTTCAACCGCTCGGCGCTGATGCTTTCGCCATAGGGAAAGCGAGAGGCCAAGCAGGGCTGCGCCGGCTTGTCCCACCAGGGGAAACCAAGGGCACGAGACAAAGCACGGATCGCTGCTTTGTCGATCAACAGTTCAGCCAGGGGGGAACGAACCCCTGCCTGTCGGGCCGCGTCAATGCCGGGACGGTGATCGCCGAGGTCATCGAGGTTGACCCCATCAATCACCAAGGCATCACCCGCCGCCGCAGCAATGGGCTGAAGGTGGTGGTGCAGTTCACGCTTGCAGGCAAAGCAGCGATCCACGGGGTTGCTGCTGTAGTCGGGGTCGTTCAACTCGGCCGTCGGACACTCCCGATGCGGAATACCGAGCCATGAGGCCTGATCACGGGCTTCCCGCAACAGATGCGGCGCCAGGGCCGGGGAGACCCCCGTTACTGCCAGAGCGGCATCGCCCTTGGCTTCATAGGCCATCGCCGCCACAAGGGTGCTATCGACACCGCCGGAATAGGCCACGCATAGGGAAGACTGCGAAGCCATCCAGTGCCGCAGGTCCGCCAGCAGCTGCTGCTCTCGATCGGCCAAAGGCTCCTGCAACCGAAACATCAGCGGGGAAAACCAGTTGAGCTAGGTAGGCTCCAACGGTAAGAGCTGTCCCCATGCCTCGAAGCATCGGCATTGTCACCGCAGCGGACAGCCGCGAGCGCAGCCACGGACAGCTGCACATCTATGACGGCGAGGGCAAGGGCAAAAGCCAGGCGGCCCTCGGCGTAGTGCTGCGCACCATTGGACTCGGCATCTGCGAGCAAAGGCAGACCAGGGTGCTGCTGCTGCGCTTCCTCAAAGGCCCAGGACGGGCCTACGACGAGGATGCGGCAATCGAGGCCTTGCAACAGGGTTTCCCCCATCTGATCGACCACCTGCGCACCGGACGAGCCGATCACTTCACCGCCGACGAGGCCACCCGATTCGACCGGGACGAAGCCCAGCGGGGCTGGGTGATTGCCAAGGGGGCAATCGCTAGCGCCCTCTATTCAGTGGTAGTTCTGGACGAACTGAATCCTGTACTGGACCTCGGCCTGCTGGATCTTGAGGATGTGGTCAGCACCCTCAGCAACCGGCCAGAGGGGATGGAAATCATCGTCACCGGTCGGGCCGCACCTGCCCCACTGGTGCGTGTAGCCGACCTCCACTCCGAGATGCGGGCCCATCGCCGTCCGGGCATGAATGACAACCGGGTGGTGCCTCTCAATGTGAGCAGCGGCATCGAGATCTACACCGGTGAAGGCAAAGGCAAATCAACCAGTGCACTGGGGAAAGGGCTGCAGGCCATCGGCCGGGGCATCAGCCAAGACAAGAGCCATCGGGTCTTGATCCTGCAGTGGCTTAAAGGCGGAAGCGGCTACACCGAAGATGCGGCTATCGCCGCTCTACGCGAGAGCTATCCCCACCTGGTGGACCACCTCCGCTCCGGCCGCGATGCCATCGTTTGGCGCGGCCAGCAGGAGCCGATTGATTACGTGGAAGCCGAGCGGGCCTGGGAGATCGCACGGGCTGCCATCTCCAGCGGTCTCTACAAAACCGTGATCCTCGATGAGTTGAACCCCACGGTGGATCTGGAGCTGCTGCCCGTCGAACCGATCCTGCAAACCCTGCTGCGCAAACCTGCGGAAACTGAGGTGATCATTACGGGGCGGTGCAAAAACCCGCCCGCCTACTTCGATCTGGCCAGCATCCATTCAGAGATGGTGTGCCACAAGCACTACGCCGAACAGGGCGTCGACCTGAAACGAGGGGTGGATTACTAACCCTCGGGTTCAGTAGCGGGGAATTACAGGATCCACCTGCTGCGACCAAGCATCAATTCCACCGGTCACATTCGTGGCCGCGATTCCCTGCTGACCCAACAGCTCAACAGCACGCGCAGAGCGCCCCCCGAGCTTGCAGTGCACCAAAAGGCGCCGTCCCTCAGCCAAAGCACGAACGCGATCGATCGCCTCTCCACTCTCCAGCGAGGCCAACGGAACCAAGTGACTTCCTTCAATCGAAGCCACCTCTGCCTCAGCAAGATTGCGCACATCGACAAGCGCAATCTTGTCTGGAGCTGAATCGAGTAAGGCCTTCAGTTCCGTGACAGTGATGGCTTCCATCTCCGATGACGCCGGACGGCAAAACTGGCGGTAGTCAATCAGGCTCTCAACCTTCGGTCGGTCTGGATCAACGCGGAGGGTGAGTTCCCGAAATCGCATCGCCAAGGCATCAACCACCAGAAGTCGACCATCCAGGCAGTCACCGATGCCGGTGATCAATTTGATCGCTTCGGTGGCCTGGAGCAGACCGATCAGCCCAGGCATCACACCCATCACACCAGCCTCCGAGCAGGATGGAACAGCGTCCGGCGGAGGTGGTTCCGGCAGCAGGTCGCGGTAGTTGGGGCTCGTCGGCGTGCTGTTGAACACGCTGACCTGGCCGTCAAAGCGCTGCACGGAGCCATAGACGAGGGGTTTCCCAAGCAACACACAGGCGTCGTTGATCAGATACCGGCTGGGAAAGTTGTCAGTGCCATCACAGACCAAGTCGTAGGCACCGATGAGGTCCAGGGCATTGCCCACAGTCAGCATGTGTTCATGCACCTCCACCTGGCAGTGGGGATTGAGATCGTGGATCCGCGCGGCGGCCGAGCGGGCCTTGGAACCACCAACCCCGCTGGAGCTGTGGATCACCTGCCGCTGGAGATTGGAGAGCTCCACCACATCTCCATCCACGATTCCGATGCGACCCACACCTGCCGCGGCCAGGTACAGCAGCAGAGGAGATCCCAGTCCCCCGCTGCCAACACAGAGCACAGAAGCAGACTTCAGCCGGAGCTGACCGGCAGGACCAACCTCGGGAAGGATCAGATGGCGGGCGTAGCGCCCCCGCTCATCAGCACTCAGCATCGGTTGGTCATGCATGGTTTTGAGTGTCCCAGAGCTGAATCGGGATTTCATCCACGCTGCGGTCACCATGCAGCCACCAGGCCCGCAGGCCAAGCGAGGCAGAGAGAATCAGCATCAAACTTTCAGCCTCCCCCCAGCGCCGATCGTGGGGCGAGGGAACGGGCTCGGACGCCGGATGGGAGTGGGCTACACCAAGACAACATTGATGGCGATCCCGGGCCCATCGCTGGGCTGCTAACTGCTCCCTGGGATCCACCAGAAACCGTCTACGACGATCGTGGACAGGCCGCTGACCGGATGCCCCTCGTCCCCAGACATTGCAACAGGGCCAGATCGTGATCAGCCTCAAACAGCCTGCATTTGTCCGTTGTCCCAGCAGCAAGGCACAACCTTCTTCGGGGTGAGGCGCCAACAACATGCGGCGCAAATCCGTGTGGCATCGGTAATCAATTTGCAGGACGGATGGCGTAGACCGCGCTGCACCGATACGCTCAGCTGAAATTGTGAAGGATTTAGTCGTTCTCATGAGTGACGCCCCCACTGAAGTAAAGGATGCCGCCACAACTGTGACGACACCCGTCGACGCTCCTACTCAGGACGACACCACCTCCTTTGCTGAGCGCTATAGCGACGTTCTCGGCAAGGTGAACGAAACCCTCGATGGGGTCGACTGGAGCCAGATGGGCCGCATCGGCAAGATCGTCGGCATCTTTGCGGCCGTGATCATTGCTCAGATCCTGATCAAGGGAATCCTCGACACGATCAATCTGCTGCCAATCGTTCCGGGGCTGCTCGAACTGCTCGG
This window encodes:
- a CDS encoding sensor histidine kinase KdpD encodes the protein MTGPSFTDLRQRLAQDVPQGRCDEIGVRRLWWAALETLQQNLLEQGIEGGIWLAAPLPALYEPELLKHLQGWVWAPDQLDQLSPHPTALPGRSSSDEHGPLRGFQRLSLRPDDGDDPLLLVITPEVQVALALHGPVQKRQLLMRCDPATLSDVLVQLGRRLEHQSPAQAEQLRKALESIGSLQSNGAWSEQFWPRLTERLTGTAPGLMLQPIQAERPPEAPSHGDLNLLEAITHEVRTPLATIRTLIRSLLRRKDLADVVVNRLRQIDVECSEQIDRFGLIFHAAELQREPNEANLARTDLQAMLSALAPSWTEQLDRRGIALELDLTADLPAILSDSRRLEPMLGGLIDRSTRGLPSGSQLTLHLQAAGPRVKLQLHVEHPDRSQTAEAGPAPQREDVGTVLSWDPSTGSLQLSQDATRQMMASLGGRYQPRRDRDITIFFPVHIPGE
- a CDS encoding photosystem I reaction center subunit II PsaD gives rise to the protein MAATALNGQLPQHIASTGGLLNSAETEEKYAITWTSKTEQAFELPTGGAALMNSGENLMYFARKEQCLALGTQLRTKFKPRIEDYKIYRIFPGGDTEFLHPKDGVFSEKVNEGRTMVGHNPRRIGQNVNPANIKFSGRNTFDA
- a CDS encoding anthranilate synthase component I family protein, which encodes MFSPDRDAFHQAVCSGANLIPLAQSWPADLETPLTTWIKAGDGRPPGVLLESVEGGETLGRWSVIACDPLWTASARNDRLTRTWRDGREETLNGNPFESLRDCLAPYSCVNLPGLPPLGQLYGVWGYELIQWIEPTVAVHPRAAADPPDGIWMLMDAILIFDQVKRQITAVAFGDLSNGADEEQAWQTAIGRIEALRQRMDAPLPAVKPLTWDAKSTELPAVCSNRSRDEFKAAVDTAKEHIAAGDVFQLVISQRLETEVPQSSLELYRSLRMVNPSPYMAFFDFGDWQLIGSSPEVMVQAEPAADGIHASLRPIAGTRPRGATPLEDRELEADLLADPKERAEHVMLVDLGRNDLGRVCQPGSVAVQDLMVIERYSHVMHIVSQVEGRLGPKHDVWDLLMAAFPAGTVSGAPKIRAMQLIHDLEPDARGPYSGVYGSVDLAGALNTAITIRTMVVQPRDGGGCRVKVQAGAGVVADSQPTAEFEETLNKARGMLTALACLNPPE
- the gshA gene encoding glutamate--cysteine ligase, which encodes MTAQPLLLKGFEVELFTGQTNGANVGVAPDVARELPGFVTEPDCRNLEYITDPIRDYAELPEALLSPRRTLRRWLQERELTLLPGSTMSLGNSSRFERSDPDNAYHALIEQLYGTRVVTASIHINLGITDLDWLFAAVRLVRCEAALLLALSASSPFLDGRSTNHHSQRWHQFPITPPAVPLFRDHGHYIQWVEEQLATGAMRNERHLWTSVRPNGPQRPYDLNRLELRICDLVTNPHELLAITCLLELRLLALKNNIESLDPLCSSSLSADELVQLADSNDAAVARSSLNAELRHWQDGRAITCKDWLLELIDQMAPLAESLQLSACLRPLHGLLADGNQAMRWETALGQGQSIEDLLQAGIKRMEEEERISTGEACLG